The Ralstonia sp. RRA DNA segment GGATCACGTGGTCAAGGAGCCGACCGAGGCGCAGCGTCAGGAGGACTTCGACGCCGTGATGCAGGTGATCAAGTCCTACCTGAAGTAAGACGACGTTCTCCCGTTCCCCACCCATGACAACGCAAGCTGAACGCAACCTCCAGCACGCGCACGCCCTGCTCGACTGGAACCGCGCGCATCTGCGGCACGACACGGTGCTCACCGAGGCCGTCATTGCTGAACGCTTTGCACCGCAGTTCACCGTGTTCGCAAACGGGCGGCATTACGATGCCAACTACGTGAACTACAAGACGTTTCTCGATGGCTTCAAGCACGCCATCGCCTCGATCGACTACAAGGTGACGCAGACCGTAGCGGACGCCGCCGGCGTGGTGCTCGGCATGCGCGCATCGGTCACGCGCACCCACGGTGCGGTCGACCAGTTCGAAGCCATGCTTCTGCTGCGCTTTGACGACGCAGGCAAGGTCAGCCTGTGGCACGAGGTGTATCTGCAGTCGCCCCACGCGGCGGGCTGACTCTGCGCGAAGGCCGCATGTCACTTGCGTGGTGCGGCCAACCTCGCTAACCTGCTGCAACGCCTTCGGCAAATTCCGATTCTTCGCATCCATGTCCCGACTTCACGCCACCTTCTTCGCTGCCGGCCAACGCGCCCGCATGGAAGACGTGTGCGTGCAGCCAGGGCCCTTCCCGCCTCCTGTCGTCTCGTCGGGCTACGACGTGATCGGCGCACAGCCGCCGCCACCTCTGCCCGCTCTCGGCTGACTTCCAGCCGCTTCGTTTCCGGTTGACCTGATCCAGGCTCGGGCTTGAACCCGAGGCAGGCGCACGCCTGCGCGCCGGAACCCGACATTCCTTTTCGACAGGTGAGTGGTATGCCTTCAATGCAAGCCGCGCTGGCAGGGTCCGGCGCGACGGTGTTATTCGTGCTGCTGTGGAGCAGCGGTGCAATCTTTGCGGAGATCGGGGTGCAGCATGTCCCGGCGTTCGCGTTTCTGGTGGGGCGGTTCGCGCTGGCCTCGCTGGTGCTGGCGGGGCTGGGCGTTTGGCGCGGGCGGTGGTGGCCTGCGCCGGGCACACGGTGGCAGGTCGCGGGCACCGGTGCGCTGCTGACCGGTGGCTATGCGATCTGCTATCTGCTGTCGCTTGACCGTGGGCTGACGCCGGGGCTGCTGGCTACGTTGCTCGGTGTGCAGCCGTTGCTGACGCTGTTGGCAACGGAGCGCGCTTGGTCTGCGCGACGCATGGCGGGGCTCGTGCTGGCACTGGGCGGGCTCGCGCTTGTCGTGGGTTGTGCCAACGCGCAGCAGGTGCCGATGGCGGGCCTCGGCTACGCGCTGGCGTCGCTGGCCAGCATGACGGTGGGAGCGATCTGGCAGAAGCGCCTGGGCCAGGCACCTATCGATGTGCTGTCGTTGCAGAACGCGGTGAGTCTGGTGCTGTGCGCGGTTTTCCTGCTCGCGCAGCCGATGCCCAGCGCCTTCGTACCCAGCATGCCCGGCATCGTCGCCTTACTGTGGATGGGCGTGGTCATGTCAGTGGGGGCGCAACTGCTGTTCTACCGACTCATGCAGCGCGGCAACCTTGTCAACGTGACGAGCCTGTTCTACCTCGTGCCAGTGGTAACGGCGCTGCTTGACGATGTGGTGCTGGGCCATCGTCTTGCATTGGTGGCGATGATGGGCATGGGGATGATTCTCCTGGGGTTGGCGGTGGTGTTTCGCGCCGCGCGCCGGTAACCATGCCAAAGCGGGCCGCTCGCAGTGGGCGGCCCGTTAGGCTTGTGGCTCTGCGCCTGATGCGGCACGGGGTGCGATGAGCTTGTAGAGCAGCCACGCACCCGCGCCGCCGCTGAGGACGGCAAACACAGTCCACGGCAGCGAAAGGTCAGACGTCGCAGACCACTCATTGGGCGCGTATTGGTAGGCGAGGATGGTGCAACCCGTGTTGTAGAACCCGTGAACGAGGATGCATGGCAGCAGCGAGCGCGTGCGCTCATAAAGCTTGCCCAGCAGCAAGCCAGTCACGAACGCGCCGACAAACTGATACACGTTCAGATGCGCCAGCCCGAACACCGCCGCCGAATGCACGATGGCGACGCCAGACGGGTACTGCTGCAGAAAGCTGCGCAGGATGATGCCGCGGAACAGCATCTCTTCGACGATGGGGGCAATCAGGCATACCAACACGATCGCGCCCAGCCCACCGGTGCTCATCTCCCGAAACATGTCGATCATCGACTGGCTCATTGGGAAGAAGTGCACCACGACGATCTGGATCAGCGTTTCGACCAGCAGCAGCCCCGGCGTCAGCAGCAGGATGGGTACGGAAAACAATCCGAGCGCGGCCTTCCATGAGCTTGTGCTTTCATGAAAGAGATCGCGGTAGGTTCGCTTGGCGTGATGCAGCAGGACGGTGAACACGAGCCCGCAGGCCAGCACCCGTCCGATACTCTGAATGCTGATGCGCTCAAGTCCGGCGTCTCGGCCGAACTTCCAGATGAGCGCGTCCATGAAGTACTCCGTGAAATAGAGCACGAGAAGAATGCAGAACGCTTCCAGCAGATTCGGAAAGTGATAGCGGTGCTGTGTAGGCGGCATCTGGGCGACGGAGTAGACGGCAGGCTGAGAAGCTGCCGATCTTCGCACGAGGTGCCCGCCTTGGCCGGACTGCCGAAGTGGGGTGTGCTATCCAGCCAACGGTAGCCGCACAGTCACTCGCAGCCCACCCGTAGGGGTGTTTGCATCCTCCAGCACCACCTCTCCACCCAACCGCTGCACCACCGTGCTCACGATCGATAGCCCAAGCCCCGAGCCGGTCGCCTCATTGCCCAGCACACGGTAGAACGGATCAAACACGCGCACACGTTCATCGGCGGGGATACCGGGGCCGCTGTCCTGCACGGCAATCGACGCCACGCGCGCTTCGGTGGCGATCGACAGGTCGATGCTGCCGCCCTCCGGCGTGTAGCGGATGGCGTTGTCCACCAGGTTGCGCACCACGACAAAGAGGTCGAGCTCGTTGGCATGCACGTGGGCATCGGCTTGGGTGGTCACGCCCAGGTCCAATCGCTTGGCTTCGGCCAGCGGCATCAGGTCTTCGAGCACGCTGCGGAAGATGCGCTGGACGGAGACGGTGCTCTCCGGCACGCCGGTGGCCTCCTGTGCGCGGGCGAGCGTGAGCAACTGTTCGAGCAGCCCGCGGCTGCGCTCGATGCCTTGGCGCAGCGTGGCCAGTCGCTCCTGGGCATCGGCCGACATCGGTGCCTGCCCCAGCCGTTCGGCCTGCAGCGACAACGCCGTGAGCGGCGTGCGCAACTCGTGCGCGGCATCGGCCACGAAGCGATGCTGCGCTTCCATCGATTGCCCCACGCGTGCCAGAAGCCGGTTGATGGCCACCACGAACGGGCGTACCTCGTCGGGTACAGCTTCGGGCGCAATGGCGTGCAGTTGGCGCTCGTCGCGCTGGTCCACCTCGTGCGCGAGGCGCTTGATGGGCGCGAACATCTTGCGCAGCACGTCGGCCACCGCCAGCAGCAGGATCGGCGCCAGGATCAGGAACGGCATCAGCGTGCGGATGGCGCTGTCGCGTGCGGTTTCGTCGCGCACGGCGGTTTCCTGCGCCACGGCAATGCGCTGGCCGTTGTCGAGGGTGCGTACCCATACGCGGTATTCGCGCTTGCCGGCGTGCGCGGTCTGCATGCCGTCCACCAGGTCAGGTGGAAATGCCAGACGCGGCGCAGGTGTGCCGGCCGCAACGGTGCCATCCGGGCCGGGCAGCATCTGCACGATCACGCGGGCTTCCTGATCGGAAACGGGTGGCGCGCTTTTGGGACTCGCGGGCGGCGCGGGCAGATGCTCGGGGTCGAACATCGCGCCCACTTGGCGCAGCACGTCGTCCTGCAGTTCATGCGCCTCGCTAAAGGCGGAGACGAACGCAAAGCCGCCCGCGAGCACCGCCACGCCGATGATGATGATGGACAGCCACAGCGACAGCCGTCGCTGCAGTGATGCCCTCACCCACCCTTGGACACCATCCATCCCACGCCCCTGATGTTCTTGATGGCCTCCGCACCGAGCTTCTTGCGCAGCGCGTGGATGAGGAATTCGACCGCGTTGCTCGCCACCTCGTGGCCCCATCCATAGATGCGCTCTTCCAGTTCCGAGCGCGAGAGGATGGCACCTGGGCGCAGCATGAGCGCCTGCAACAACGCAAACTCGCGCGCCGACAGGCGCACCGCTTCGCCATCACCCATGCGCGCCTCGTGCGCGGCCGGGTCGAGCGTGAGCATGCCGTTGGTCAGCACCGGGCTGGCGGCTCCGCCCTTGCGGCGCAGCACCGCGCGCATGCGGGCCAGCAGCTCGACCATTTCGAAGGGCTTGAGGATGTAGTCATCCGCGCCGCCGTCCAGGCCGCGCACGCGCTCATTCACGGCATCGCGCGCGGTCAGGATCAGCACCGGCACCGGGTTGTCGCGGGCGCGCAGCGCGTTGAGCACGGCATGGCCGTCCTTGCCCGGCAGGCCGAGGTCGAGCAGCAGCACGTCGTAGTGTTGATGCGCGACCACGTCCAGCGCGGTCTGGCCGTTGCGCACCCAGTCCACCGCATAGGCGGCGTCGCGCAGCGCGGCATCCACGGCCGCGCCGATCATCGGATCGTCTTCAACAAGGAGAACGCGCATTCGGTTTCTGGTGGTGGCTCAAGCGGATTGCATGGCATCGCGCCGCGCCTGCCAGCTCGTATAGCCGATGGTGATGAGCAGGATCGCGAGTAGTACCAGTGATGCGCCCGCCGTGCCCAGGTTCATGCCGCCCGCGCTGATCGGCTTGGTCAGCAGGTCACCGCCCGTGGCGCCCAGCGGCCGTGTCAGCACGAAGGCCATCCAGAACAGCGCCACGCGCGAGATGCCGGTCAGATAATACGCCGCCACGATCAGTGCAATCACGCTGGCAATCAGCAGCGCCCCGCCCGCAAAACCCAGCCCCGACGAATCCGCCAGGAAATCCCCCAGCGCCGTACCCAACGTGTTGGACACGAGGATGGCACCCCAGTACAGCAGCTCCTGCTTGCCGCTGCGCACGTTCGCGATCGACAGCGATTTCTGGCTCAGCTTCCAGTAGACGAGCACCGCACACAGCAGGCTGGCGAGAATGGTCGAGCCGGTGGCGTAGCCCAGGCCTAGCGTGCGGTCCATGAAGTCCGACAGCGTGGTGCCGGCCGTGCTGGTCGAGAGGATCACCGCCCAGTACAGCAGCGGGTTGTACGTCTTGCTGCGCAACTGCGCGCCCAGCGTGATGAAGAAGATGCCGAGCAGCAGCATCGAACTGGCTGCGTAGCCAACCTTGAGCGTCATCGAGAGCAGGTCGCCGGCGGTTTCGCCCAGGGTGGTGGCGCAGATCTTCATGATCCAGAACGCCAGCGTGATCTCGGGCAGTTTGTTGGGGAGGGTGCGGGATGTGGTCATGAGGGTGTCCCTATCCTTGTGAAACCGAAGAATCGTGTGTGGTGTCCGCCGTGTGCTCCAGCGCCGACAGGTAGGCCACGAGCCCCACGACCACCGCCAGGAAGAGCGCGTTGACGGCGCCGGTGCTCAGGCCCAGGCCGCCGTTGGCCTCGGGCTGGGCGAGCAGGTCGCGGCAGGCGGCGCCCAGCGGGCGCGTCAGCACGAATGCCCACCAGAACATGGGGGCAGCGCCCGCGCCAAAGCCGAAGCGCGCCATGGCCGCCACCGCAACCAGCACACCAAAACCCAGGGCTGATTGTGCGTAGCCCAGGCGCAGGCTTTCGATCAGCCAGTCGCCGCCTGCGGTGCCCAGCGCAAAGGCCAGCAGCACCGCGAGCCAGTAGAAGCGCTCGCGCACGGGGGTGTCGACGGCATCGAGGGCGAGCGTGCCCTCGCGGCGGTGCCAGAGCACAAGCGTGGCAAGCAGGGCCACCGACAGCACCACGGTCGATGCCCCCGTCGGCAAGCCAGCACGCGCAATCAGCAGATCCACAACGAGCGTGCCGAACACGCTCGCCAGCAGTACCGTGATCCAGTACAGCCACGGCAGATAGCGGTGCGAGCGGAGTTGCCCCATCAACGCTGCCGCAAACAGCGCGCCCGTGACGACGGTGGTGCCGCCCAGCCCGAACTGCCAGCCGAGGTTGAGCGCATCGGCCGCAGCCGCACCCACCGTGGTGGACATCATCTTGATGATCCAGAACAGTGCGGTGACTTCGGGCACCGTGTTGCGCCGGCCCGGGTGTGATGCGGCGTGCATATGCGAGGCGGGGATTCGAGAGTTGGGGGATTCCACCGCAGTCTGCCCAGCCAGACTTAGATGCCCCATAGGCCGTCAATCACCACGAATGTTGTGTCACAGCGTCATATGCGCGCGGCACAATACCCACCGATTCGGCCGGCCTGTCTTCCTTCATCCCACCTGAGAGGAATTGCCATGGTGACGCTGCTCTTGAACGCCCCTGCCCCCGACGAACATGCCGCGCAGACCCACTTTGGCGGGCGCCCGCTGGTGCCGGCCGATGCGCCCTTCACGTGGCCGTGTTGCGCCGCGTGCGAGCAGCCGATGCAGTTTCAGGGGCAGATTGGTGTGGAGGCCACGGCCGAGCATCCGGCCGGGTTGTTGCTGGTGTTCATGTGCCAGAACGACCCCGGCTGTTGTGACGAGTGGGACCCAAACGAAGGTGGCAACCTCGCCGTGTTTGTCCCGGCGGGTGCCCTCACGCTGGCCGAGCCGCCCGCCGAGGGCCTGACCCTGCGCGAAACCACGAACGGCGCACGCACGGAAACACAAGATGCGGAAGACTACGAAACCGCCCGCCGACTATGGTGCGAGCGCACCGGCCAACCCGGCCGCCAGGTGATCGGCCAACTGCACGGTGCCCCGTCATGGCTGCAGGCGGATGAGACCCCTGGCTGCCCGGCCTGCGGTGCCCCCATGCACTTAGCCGCGCAGTTGGAGGAAGGCCCCGACGCGCACACCGCCATGAACTTCGGCGGCGGCTGCGCCTACCTCTTCCAATGCGCCAGCCACGCGGGGCAGGTGAAGTTCCTGTGGCAGTGCTGACGCGTTAGCGCAAGCGCTTGCTGGGGGCTTACTGCGCCAGGCGGCGCAGCTTCCATTCCCCGCTCGGCTGCTTGCACAGCCAGGCTGTCCACTGCTCCTTGCTGGAGCCGCGTGTCAGTTCGCTCTGCAGGCGTCGGCACGCTTGGCCGGCGTCGGTCTTGCTCTCCAGCGGCGTGATGGTGGCCTCGATAGCCGGTTGCCTGCCCTTGGCGGGCCACGTCCATTGCGCGGGCGTGTTGTCGGCGGTGTTGACCAGCGCACTGCCGATGGCCTTGGTGAACGACTTCACCTCCGTCTCGCTCATCGACCCGATGATGGTGCTGGCCAGCACATTGCGGAAATACGCGAACGACGGCGTGGCTGCGGCAAGCAGCGCGGCGCCCGTCAGGGCGAGGGCAACACGGCGGGCAGGAAGGCGGCGAAGCAGCATGGCGTGTCCTTGGGATGTGACGAGAGGTGCCTTCATCCTAGACCATGCTGCACCGCCCGGTTGTGACAGCCGTCAGCCGCCCCATCACCCGCCAAATTTGTCGAGCAGGCTGTACCACGCCACGCCGGCTGCAATGTAGAAGCGCTGCAGCCCATGCAGCGGGATCGGCGTGATGGGCGACACGGGGTACGGAAACGCCTCGCCGCTGCCCGACAGCCGCGCAGCAATGTGCTGGCCTAGGCTGGTGCACAGCGCAATGCCGCGTCCGTTGCAGCCAAGCGCCATCGTCACGCCCGGCGCGGGTTCGTGAATGTGCGGCATGAAGTCCCGCGTGATGGCGATGCGCCCTGCCCAGCGGTACTCGTACTCCAGCGGCCCCAACTGCGGAAACAACAACTCCAGTGAGCGTTCGAGGTGTGCAAAATCCTGCGCGTTGCGCGGCTCGGTGAAGAAGCCGCGTCCACCCATCAGCAGGCGCCCGGCTGCGTCTTTGCGGAAGTACAGCAGCAGCCGTTGCGAGGTGGAAGCGGTCTCGCCGCGCGCCAGGATGGCTTGCGCATCCGCCGCTCTGAGCGGCTTGGTCGCGACGATGAAGCTGTTGGCAGAAAGCACCGTCTGTGCCAACCCGGGCCACAGCGGGCCGGTGTAGCCGTTGGTGGCGATCACCACGCGCTGGGCGCGCACCAGGGCGCCCGTGCTGGTGGTGGCGATCCACTGCGTGCCCTGCCGCTCCAGGGCGGTGACGGTAGTGTGCCCGTGCACGACAGCGCCCGCTTGTTGTGCGGCACGCACCAACCCACGCGCATACCCCATCGGCTGAATGGCACCAGCACGGCCGTCAAGCCACGCGCCTGCAAACGCCTCGGTGCCGACCCGTTTGGCGACGGCCGCGCGGTCGAGCATTTCCACCGGTACGCCGCGCCTCTCCCACTGCCGGGCGCGGGCATGCAGCGCAGGTACGGCTTTGTCCGAATACGAGAGCTGCAGCCACCCTGCGCGCACCGGCTGGCAGTCGATCTGGTGCCGGTCGATCAGATCGAACACCAGATCGGCGGAGCGCGAGACGGCGTCGATCAGCGGCTCGGCGCGCGCGGCACCAAACAGGCTCACCAGTTCATCGGGGTCGTGCTTGAGCGTCGGGTTGACCTGCCCGCCATTGCGCCCGGACGCACCCCAGCCTGGATCATTGGCTTCCAGCACGGTGACCTGCGTGCCGCGTTCGGCCAGATGCAGCGCGGTGGAGAGCCCCGTGTAGCCACCGCCGATGACGAGCACGTCGGTGCTGGTCGAATCCAGCAACGGTGGTGTGGGTGGTGCGGCCGGTGCAGTGGCCGCCCACAGCGACGGTGGCAGCGGCTCGCCACCAACGGTGATGTCGAGTTGCGGCAGCGTCATGGCACGAGGTCTCCGGCCGGCGAATTGGCCACATCGTCCGCAGGCTTGTGCAGCACGCGGCGCAGGAAGTCTTGCGTACGCGGCTGGCGCGGCGCGCCCAGCACCTGTGCTGACGGCCCCTCTTCGACGATGGTGCCGCTGTGCAGAAAGCACACGCGGTCAGCCACCTCGCGCGCAAAGCCCATCTCGTGCGTGACGACGATCATCGTCATGCCTTCACGGGCGAGTGCGCGCATCACCTCCAGCACATCGCCGACGAGTTCCGGGTCGAGTGCGGAGGTGGGCTCGTCAAACAGCATCGCCTCGGGCTCCATCGCCAGTGCGCGGGCAATCGCCACACGCTGCTGCTGACCGCCGGAGAGCTGGTTCGGAAACGCCTGCGCCTTGGCGGCCAGGCCCACCTTCTCCAGCAACGTCATCGCCTTGGCACGCGCCGCGTCGGGCCGCTCACCTTTCACGTAGACGGGGCCTTCCATCACGTTCTCCAGCACGCTGCGGTGCGGGAACAGATTGAAGCGCTGGAACACCATGCCCATGCGGCTGCGCAGCGTGTGGATGGCTTTGCTGTTGCGATCGACGCGTTCGCCAAAGGCGCGGATCTCGCCGCCGTCGTACGACTCCAGCCCGTTGATGCAACGCAGGACGGTCGACTTGCCCGAGCCCGATGGGCCGATCAGGCAGACGACCTCGCCCTTGTCCACGTGCAGGCTCACGCCACGCAGCACGTGGTGGTCCCCAAAGTGCTTCTGCAGATCGCGGATCTCGATCATCGCTTGGCCCTCCCCGCGCCCATGCGGTGCTCAAGCCGGCGCAGGCAGTACACCAGCGGCAGGCTCATCACCAGATACAGCAGCGCCACCAGCGTGTAGACCGTCATGTTCTGGAACGTGGACGAGGCAATGAGCTGCCCCGCACGCGTCATCTCCGCCACCGTGATGGTGGACACCAGCGATGAATCCTTGAGCATCATCACCAGCGTGTTGCCATACGGCGGCAGCGCAATGCGAAACGCCTGCGGCAGGATCACGCGCCGCATGATGAGCGCGCCGCGCATGCCCATGGCTTCAGCGGCTTCGCGCTGACCGGGGTCCACGGCCTCGATGCCGGCGCGGAAGTTCTCGGCCTGGTACGCGGAATACGCAATGCCCAGCCCGATCACGCCCGCCTGGAACGCGCTGAGCTGAATGCCGATGTCCGGCAGCACAAAGTAGATGTAGAAGAGCTGCACGATGATCGGCAGCCCGCGAATGACGTTGACGATGGTCGCCCCCGCCGTCGATACGGCCTTGATGGGCGACAAGCGCATCAGCGCCAGCGCCAGACCAATCACACTGCTGAGCAGGAACGACAGCACGGTCACCTGCACCGTGACCACCGCCCCTTGCAGCAGAATCGGCAGGAACTCCTGCGCGTGTTCAATGAACGTTGCGACACTCATGGCGCATCACCGGTCTGGAATCAGATGCCCCACTTCTTCACGATGGCGTCCAGCGTGCCGTCGGCCTTGATCTTGGCGATGGCCTTGTTGATGCGGGTGAGCGTTTCGGTATCGCCCTTGCGCACCACCAGGCACACATCGCCCACGTTGGCGGGTTTGTAGTTGGGCGCGAGCTTCACGCCCTCGAAGGTTTTCTGGCGGATCTGGTACGCGATGATGGGCTGATCGCCCAGGCCGGCCTTGATGCGGCCCAGCGCCAGGTCGCGCGTCATGTCGGCCACCGAGTCGTAGCTGCGCACTTCCTTGAAGATGCCCTTCTTGTTGAGCATGTCGAGGAACACCGTGCCCACCTGCGCGCCCACCACCTCGCCTTTCAGGTCATCGAGCGTGGCGTAGTTCTTGGCATCGTCTGCCTTGACGATCAGACCCTCGCCGTACGAGTACACCGGGTCGGAAAAGTCCACCACCTGCGCACGTGCCGGCGTCTTCAACATCGCCGCCGAGATGATGTCGATCTTGTTGGACGTGAGCGACGGGATGAGCGCCGAGAA contains these protein-coding regions:
- the ehuD gene encoding ectoine/hydroxyectoine ABC transporter permease subunit EhuD; translated protein: MSVATFIEHAQEFLPILLQGAVVTVQVTVLSFLLSSVIGLALALMRLSPIKAVSTAGATIVNVIRGLPIIVQLFYIYFVLPDIGIQLSAFQAGVIGLGIAYSAYQAENFRAGIEAVDPGQREAAEAMGMRGALIMRRVILPQAFRIALPPYGNTLVMMLKDSSLVSTITVAEMTRAGQLIASSTFQNMTVYTLVALLYLVMSLPLVYCLRRLEHRMGAGRAKR
- a CDS encoding amino acid ABC transporter ATP-binding protein; its protein translation is MIEIRDLQKHFGDHHVLRGVSLHVDKGEVVCLIGPSGSGKSTVLRCINGLESYDGGEIRAFGERVDRNSKAIHTLRSRMGMVFQRFNLFPHRSVLENVMEGPVYVKGERPDAARAKAMTLLEKVGLAAKAQAFPNQLSGGQQQRVAIARALAMEPEAMLFDEPTSALDPELVGDVLEVMRALAREGMTMIVVTHEMGFAREVADRVCFLHSGTIVEEGPSAQVLGAPRQPRTQDFLRRVLHKPADDVANSPAGDLVP
- a CDS encoding FAD-binding oxidoreductase, producing the protein MTLPQLDITVGGEPLPPSLWAATAPAAPPTPPLLDSTSTDVLVIGGGYTGLSTALHLAERGTQVTVLEANDPGWGASGRNGGQVNPTLKHDPDELVSLFGAARAEPLIDAVSRSADLVFDLIDRHQIDCQPVRAGWLQLSYSDKAVPALHARARQWERRGVPVEMLDRAAVAKRVGTEAFAGAWLDGRAGAIQPMGYARGLVRAAQQAGAVVHGHTTVTALERQGTQWIATTSTGALVRAQRVVIATNGYTGPLWPGLAQTVLSANSFIVATKPLRAADAQAILARGETASTSQRLLLYFRKDAAGRLLMGGRGFFTEPRNAQDFAHLERSLELLFPQLGPLEYEYRWAGRIAITRDFMPHIHEPAPGVTMALGCNGRGIALCTSLGQHIAARLSGSGEAFPYPVSPITPIPLHGLQRFYIAAGVAWYSLLDKFGG
- a CDS encoding response regulator transcription factor, with protein sequence MRVLLVEDDPMIGAAVDAALRDAAYAVDWVRNGQTALDVVAHQHYDVLLLDLGLPGKDGHAVLNALRARDNPVPVLILTARDAVNERVRGLDGGADDYILKPFEMVELLARMRAVLRRKGGAASPVLTNGMLTLDPAAHEARMGDGEAVRLSAREFALLQALMLRPGAILSRSELEERIYGWGHEVASNAVEFLIHALRKKLGAEAIKNIRGVGWMVSKGG
- a CDS encoding DMT family transporter, which codes for MPSMQAALAGSGATVLFVLLWSSGAIFAEIGVQHVPAFAFLVGRFALASLVLAGLGVWRGRWWPAPGTRWQVAGTGALLTGGYAICYLLSLDRGLTPGLLATLLGVQPLLTLLATERAWSARRMAGLVLALGGLALVVGCANAQQVPMAGLGYALASLASMTVGAIWQKRLGQAPIDVLSLQNAVSLVLCAVFLLAQPMPSAFVPSMPGIVALLWMGVVMSVGAQLLFYRLMQRGNLVNVTSLFYLVPVVTALLDDVVLGHRLALVAMMGMGMILLGLAVVFRAARR
- a CDS encoding ABC transporter substrate-binding protein — encoded protein: MSVVTTFRRAALVLCMLGTASFAWAQGSSAHTYNVGATATGVPFTFLDVKTNSIQGMMVDTVTAVGKAGGFSVNVQQTVFSALIPSLTSNKIDIISAAMLKTPARAQVVDFSDPVYSYGEGLIVKADDAKNYATLDDLKGEVVGAQVGTVFLDMLNKKGIFKEVRSYDSVADMTRDLALGRIKAGLGDQPIIAYQIRQKTFEGVKLAPNYKPANVGDVCLVVRKGDTETLTRINKAIAKIKADGTLDAIVKKWGI
- a CDS encoding membrane protein; the protein is MTTSRTLPNKLPEITLAFWIMKICATTLGETAGDLLSMTLKVGYAASSMLLLGIFFITLGAQLRSKTYNPLLYWAVILSTSTAGTTLSDFMDRTLGLGYATGSTILASLLCAVLVYWKLSQKSLSIANVRSGKQELLYWGAILVSNTLGTALGDFLADSSGLGFAGGALLIASVIALIVAAYYLTGISRVALFWMAFVLTRPLGATGGDLLTKPISAGGMNLGTAGASLVLLAILLITIGYTSWQARRDAMQSA
- a CDS encoding ATP-binding protein, with amino-acid sequence MDGVQGWVRASLQRRLSLWLSIIIIGVAVLAGGFAFVSAFSEAHELQDDVLRQVGAMFDPEHLPAPPASPKSAPPVSDQEARVIVQMLPGPDGTVAAGTPAPRLAFPPDLVDGMQTAHAGKREYRVWVRTLDNGQRIAVAQETAVRDETARDSAIRTLMPFLILAPILLLAVADVLRKMFAPIKRLAHEVDQRDERQLHAIAPEAVPDEVRPFVVAINRLLARVGQSMEAQHRFVADAAHELRTPLTALSLQAERLGQAPMSADAQERLATLRQGIERSRGLLEQLLTLARAQEATGVPESTVSVQRIFRSVLEDLMPLAEAKRLDLGVTTQADAHVHANELDLFVVVRNLVDNAIRYTPEGGSIDLSIATEARVASIAVQDSGPGIPADERVRVFDPFYRVLGNEATGSGLGLSIVSTVVQRLGGEVVLEDANTPTGGLRVTVRLPLAG
- a CDS encoding CPBP family intramembrane glutamic endopeptidase codes for the protein MPPTQHRYHFPNLLEAFCILLVLYFTEYFMDALIWKFGRDAGLERISIQSIGRVLACGLVFTVLLHHAKRTYRDLFHESTSSWKAALGLFSVPILLLTPGLLLVETLIQIVVVHFFPMSQSMIDMFREMSTGGLGAIVLVCLIAPIVEEMLFRGIILRSFLQQYPSGVAIVHSAAVFGLAHLNVYQFVGAFVTGLLLGKLYERTRSLLPCILVHGFYNTGCTILAYQYAPNEWSATSDLSLPWTVFAVLSGGAGAWLLYKLIAPRAASGAEPQA